The Bremerella alba genome includes a window with the following:
- a CDS encoding PSD1 and planctomycete cytochrome C domain-containing protein, with protein sequence MFSLRYFGRKLIESLGLLTVLVISGICQAEEKIDFRSQVQPILSDRCFHCHGPDAKNQESAFRLDNQENLLADLGGYAAVVPGDLEASELHARIQSDDEFSKMPPPDSNRTLSEEEKRILDLWIQQGAEYQRHWAFEIPHRAAVPNEAIESAPWPEATKAHWSTNPIDAFIARRLVAEGLSPSPEADPATRLRRASLTLTGLLPPSEVQEKFLADPSDSAYAEAIDTLTDSMAYAEHQSLRWLDAARYADTDGYQNDNERTNWPWRDWVIQAMHQNMPFDQFTIEQLAGDMLPNATDSQRLATAFNRNHRQNAEGGALAEEFLVENVIDRVETTSTVWLGLTMGCARCHDHKYDPLSQREFYQFYGYFNNIGERGIGRGIAADPTMKASSPLAKVTPATLTSYDEAKKAMETAQAGIPDRLQRWLRDYQVSPEIDTIAWVQATLEEAQLEGDGDLRIEEDNTVRYSSGNKASEITYRITVQPQQKQLTALQLRALPDDVFAKPRQLAPSVNGNFVLTSLAVLQHGEPIALQSATASFEQDGYPVKNVLDNKPNTGWAVFGPDVKPESVTADVRFAEPIALKSEEKLIIELKFESQFSNHAIGKSMLSFSDHANAGKISQPGLTEEVKDALTKSANERKPKDLDVIGKYYESIDEPLAKAQLRLKKAEQQFRREAGPEVSVMVMRERQGKDEPIYLLNRGQYNEPVKEEALKRAVPAELVTGQSSFQPANRLELARWLVSRDNPLTARVIVNRLWQDHFGVGLVKTVDDFGLQGEVPSHPELLDWLAVEFMDSGWDMKAMHRLIVTSATYRQSSVHRVELKQRDPENRLVARGPRYRADGYSIRDVALQASGLLTSKVGGPSVKPYQPAGLWSTVASSAGIRYKQDAGEGLYRKSMYTYWKRAVNPPRQTIFDAGSREVCTVRATRTNTPLQALVLMNDKTFLESARHLAKRSLQEEAADDRDRVARMYRLAIARAADEETIGILLENLQFFRKHFAQSPEEAKRLLAVGQSPVDTSFDHVEHAALTGVAHLILNLDEFVTIE encoded by the coding sequence ATGTTCAGTTTACGGTATTTTGGGCGAAAGTTGATTGAATCTCTGGGATTACTCACCGTTCTGGTGATTTCCGGAATATGCCAAGCTGAAGAGAAGATCGATTTTCGCAGCCAAGTGCAACCGATCCTCTCGGACCGTTGCTTCCATTGCCATGGGCCAGACGCGAAGAACCAGGAGTCTGCGTTCCGTTTAGATAACCAAGAGAACCTGCTGGCAGACCTCGGGGGGTACGCGGCTGTTGTGCCTGGGGATTTAGAAGCCAGCGAACTACATGCACGAATTCAAAGCGATGATGAGTTCTCGAAAATGCCTCCGCCGGACAGTAATCGCACCCTGTCCGAAGAGGAGAAACGAATTCTGGATCTGTGGATTCAGCAAGGAGCCGAGTACCAGCGGCATTGGGCTTTCGAGATCCCACACCGCGCAGCAGTGCCAAACGAAGCCATCGAGTCGGCTCCTTGGCCTGAAGCAACCAAGGCTCACTGGTCGACCAATCCGATCGATGCGTTCATCGCGCGGCGACTCGTTGCTGAAGGGCTTTCGCCATCCCCTGAAGCAGACCCTGCGACACGCCTGCGTCGTGCATCGCTCACTCTGACAGGGCTGTTGCCGCCTAGTGAAGTTCAGGAAAAGTTTCTCGCCGATCCGAGCGATTCTGCCTATGCCGAAGCTATCGACACATTAACTGATTCGATGGCCTATGCCGAGCACCAATCGCTGCGTTGGTTGGACGCCGCACGGTATGCGGACACGGACGGGTATCAGAACGACAACGAACGGACCAACTGGCCATGGCGCGACTGGGTGATTCAGGCCATGCACCAGAACATGCCGTTCGACCAGTTCACGATCGAGCAGTTGGCTGGCGATATGTTGCCCAATGCTACCGACTCGCAGCGGCTGGCGACCGCTTTTAACCGTAATCACCGCCAGAATGCCGAAGGTGGCGCGTTGGCCGAAGAGTTTCTCGTAGAGAACGTCATCGATCGCGTCGAGACGACCTCCACCGTTTGGCTAGGGCTCACCATGGGATGTGCGCGTTGCCACGATCATAAGTACGATCCTTTAAGCCAACGCGAGTTCTATCAATTCTACGGATACTTCAACAACATCGGCGAACGCGGGATCGGGCGCGGGATTGCCGCTGACCCGACGATGAAAGCAAGCTCACCCTTGGCAAAAGTCACGCCGGCTACGCTTACCAGCTATGACGAAGCGAAGAAAGCAATGGAAACCGCCCAGGCCGGAATACCTGATCGTCTGCAGCGTTGGCTTCGCGATTACCAGGTTTCACCAGAGATTGACACCATTGCCTGGGTTCAAGCCACGCTTGAAGAGGCACAACTCGAAGGTGACGGGGACCTACGCATCGAAGAAGACAATACCGTTCGATACTCTAGCGGAAACAAGGCGTCCGAGATTACTTATCGCATCACGGTTCAGCCGCAGCAGAAGCAGCTTACCGCGTTGCAATTACGGGCACTTCCGGATGATGTATTCGCCAAGCCACGTCAACTCGCCCCCAGCGTGAATGGGAACTTCGTTCTGACGAGCTTGGCCGTGCTTCAGCATGGAGAACCGATTGCCTTGCAATCGGCGACGGCATCGTTTGAGCAAGATGGCTACCCGGTAAAGAATGTATTGGATAACAAGCCGAATACCGGTTGGGCGGTGTTCGGGCCTGACGTGAAACCAGAGTCGGTGACCGCCGACGTTCGATTTGCCGAGCCCATTGCCCTCAAGAGTGAAGAGAAGCTCATCATCGAATTGAAATTTGAGAGTCAGTTTTCCAATCACGCGATTGGAAAATCAATGCTCTCATTCTCTGACCATGCCAACGCGGGGAAGATCTCCCAGCCGGGGCTAACGGAGGAAGTGAAAGATGCCCTGACGAAATCCGCAAATGAGCGAAAACCAAAAGACTTAGATGTCATTGGTAAGTATTACGAATCAATTGATGAGCCCTTGGCGAAGGCACAGCTTCGGCTGAAAAAAGCAGAGCAGCAGTTTCGTCGCGAGGCGGGGCCCGAGGTTAGCGTCATGGTCATGCGTGAGCGGCAAGGAAAGGACGAGCCGATCTACTTGCTCAATCGTGGGCAATATAATGAACCGGTTAAAGAGGAAGCACTAAAACGAGCTGTGCCTGCCGAGCTAGTGACCGGCCAGTCTTCGTTTCAGCCAGCGAATCGATTGGAATTGGCCCGGTGGTTGGTTTCCCGCGATAACCCTTTGACCGCCCGGGTGATCGTGAATCGCTTGTGGCAAGATCACTTTGGTGTTGGCCTGGTAAAAACGGTCGACGATTTTGGGCTACAAGGAGAAGTACCCAGTCACCCCGAACTGCTCGATTGGTTGGCGGTCGAGTTCATGGACTCTGGCTGGGATATGAAAGCCATGCACCGCTTGATCGTAACCAGTGCCACCTATCGCCAATCTTCGGTTCATCGGGTTGAACTGAAGCAACGCGATCCGGAAAACCGCCTGGTCGCACGCGGACCTCGTTACCGTGCCGATGGTTACTCGATTCGTGATGTGGCTTTGCAGGCCAGCGGGCTGCTTACCTCGAAAGTCGGCGGGCCGTCTGTGAAACCGTACCAGCCAGCAGGACTCTGGTCGACCGTCGCTTCCAGTGCTGGTATCCGGTACAAGCAGGACGCAGGGGAAGGTCTGTATCGCAAGAGCATGTACACCTATTGGAAACGGGCCGTCAATCCGCCACGGCAAACGATCTTTGATGCGGGAAGCCGGGAAGTTTGCACCGTTCGTGCGACACGTACTAACACGCCGCTTCAGGCGTTGGTATTGATGAATGATAAGACGTTTCTCGAAAGTGCCCGGCATCTTGCGAAACGATCGCTACAAGAGGAAGCGGCAGATGACCGTGACCGAGTTGCCAGGATGTACCGCCTGGCGATCGCTCGTGCAGCGGACGAAGAAACGATTGGCATCCTGCTAGAGAACTTGCAGTTTTTCCGCAAGCACTTTGCTCAATCGCCGGAAGAGGCCAAGAGGTTACTGGCAGTCGGCCAATCGCCGGTTGACACTTCGTTTGACCATGTCGAACACGCCGCACTGACAGGCGTGGCGCACTTGATTTTGAACTTGGACGAATTCGTGACGATCGAATAG
- a CDS encoding sigma-70 family RNA polymerase sigma factor has protein sequence MEKDRFLTLFLKHERELAAIARASLPDWNAVDDVLQEASLVMWRKIDQLQADDEFIPWARMVLRFEVLKYRRSCSRDRLLLDDDLVALIAIEAKDETSDYVQEQRTAIRACLGRFSPEHQKLLLAPYTREEAVKEMAEAAGKTANSLYKRLGRLRTKLHDCVRMQLGTTS, from the coding sequence GTGGAAAAAGATCGATTTCTCACTCTATTCCTGAAGCACGAACGAGAACTGGCAGCAATTGCCAGGGCGTCACTGCCGGATTGGAATGCCGTGGACGATGTCCTGCAGGAAGCCAGTCTGGTGATGTGGAGGAAGATCGATCAACTTCAAGCCGACGACGAATTCATACCCTGGGCTCGCATGGTGTTGCGGTTCGAGGTGTTGAAGTACCGCCGTAGTTGTAGCCGCGACCGCTTATTGCTGGACGATGACTTGGTAGCGCTCATCGCCATCGAAGCAAAGGACGAGACTTCCGACTACGTCCAAGAGCAACGAACGGCAATCCGGGCATGTTTGGGAAGATTCTCCCCAGAACATCAAAAGTTGCTGCTGGCCCCTTATACACGCGAAGAAGCAGTCAAAGAAATGGCCGAAGCCGCCGGAAAAACGGCCAACAGTTTATACAAGCGACTGGGACGGCTACGTACAAAATTGCACGACTGTGTTCGGATGCAACTGGGAACCACTTCATGA
- a CDS encoding LamG-like jellyroll fold domain-containing protein codes for MSSEPSKQTDELIERYFLDPQSLSETEQTALVRALQENRSVRDRFRGAAFIDAELRFESSGAEFSPVTSASTSSQGDAWPKWILAIAATLLLVGFLGYINRPANPQQIPGPVATDTSPLPASVSVTTIAQLDVGHNHRFELGFAPEGSEFPKGEYRLTEGEVTLIFQNGVAVSLESPANFSIIDPMRMQLDHGRARAIVPESGHGFVIETSTMVVEDLGTEFGVVVNDEQNQELHVFAGEVRLHEKNLPPELLTENSALAWATNTKRHSITPDDRAFATSMSIGYKRWLDHSLKLRQDPSALFYFDFETVSRQSTEVINRATTGIVDNGQLTSGIWATGRWPEKGAMLFENTGDRIDLNIPGKYDQITIMGWVQINRYDFALQTVFNTIGYVPGQHHWNLTRGGSLRMGLSSQYDLTSKQTLPRNHWTHVAAQIDSQAKQSVYYINGKEVGRQKWTSTIPIHYGPSTIGAWGHTNRSGQVVYSRDLRGRIDEIALFSRILSVTEIREAYEAGSNFQ; via the coding sequence ATGAGCAGCGAACCGTCCAAGCAAACCGATGAGTTGATCGAGCGATACTTTCTCGACCCACAGTCCCTCTCAGAAACCGAGCAGACAGCGCTCGTTCGCGCGTTACAGGAAAACCGCAGCGTACGCGACCGTTTTCGCGGTGCCGCATTCATTGATGCGGAATTGCGATTTGAATCGAGCGGTGCAGAGTTCTCCCCGGTAACGAGTGCATCGACTTCGTCGCAGGGAGATGCCTGGCCGAAATGGATTCTCGCTATTGCGGCCACTCTATTACTCGTCGGCTTCTTAGGCTACATCAATCGGCCGGCGAATCCTCAGCAAATACCAGGTCCGGTTGCCACGGATACAAGTCCTTTGCCGGCATCTGTTTCGGTTACGACAATCGCTCAACTAGATGTCGGACATAATCATCGCTTTGAGCTCGGCTTTGCCCCTGAAGGGAGCGAGTTCCCAAAAGGTGAATATCGTTTGACCGAGGGAGAAGTCACGCTAATTTTTCAGAACGGCGTGGCTGTCTCGCTTGAAAGCCCTGCCAACTTCTCGATCATCGACCCAATGCGGATGCAACTCGATCATGGACGTGCTCGTGCCATTGTACCTGAGTCAGGGCACGGGTTCGTAATCGAGACATCCACGATGGTGGTTGAAGATCTGGGAACGGAATTCGGCGTAGTAGTCAACGACGAGCAAAACCAGGAACTGCATGTGTTTGCCGGAGAGGTACGCCTTCACGAGAAGAACTTGCCACCGGAGCTTCTCACTGAAAACTCCGCACTTGCCTGGGCCACTAACACCAAACGCCACTCGATCACCCCTGACGATCGTGCTTTCGCGACCAGCATGTCGATTGGCTACAAGCGGTGGCTCGACCATAGCTTGAAGCTCCGCCAAGACCCCTCGGCGTTGTTCTACTTCGACTTCGAGACCGTCTCTCGCCAGAGCACAGAAGTCATCAATCGGGCTACGACCGGAATCGTCGACAACGGGCAACTCACCAGTGGTATTTGGGCAACGGGGCGTTGGCCCGAAAAAGGAGCGATGCTCTTCGAGAACACCGGAGACCGCATCGACCTGAACATACCAGGAAAGTATGACCAGATTACCATCATGGGCTGGGTCCAAATCAATCGCTATGACTTTGCTTTGCAGACGGTGTTTAACACAATCGGTTATGTACCTGGCCAGCACCATTGGAACCTGACGCGGGGAGGGTCTCTGCGGATGGGCCTTTCCAGCCAATACGATCTCACGAGCAAGCAAACCCTTCCTCGAAATCATTGGACGCATGTTGCTGCCCAAATTGATTCACAAGCAAAGCAGTCCGTATATTACATCAACGGAAAAGAAGTAGGCCGACAGAAGTGGACGTCCACTATTCCTATTCATTATGGTCCTAGTACGATCGGGGCCTGGGGCCATACCAATCGCTCGGGCCAGGTCGTTTACAGCCGTGACCTGCGAGGCCGTATCGACGAAATTGCTTTGTTTAGTCGTATCCTTTCAGTCACTGAGATTCGCGAAGCCTACGAGGCCGGAAGTAACTTTCAATAG
- a CDS encoding DUF7133 domain-containing protein yields MRKTILSLVVCLGLCWSGQGHAQTLPLEKGDRISIIGNTTADRMQHHGWLETYIQATHPELNLTFRNLAFPGDELKLRPREDNFGSPDEWLAKSKTDVVFAFFGYNEALKGPQSVDGFKKDLAEVIDGMRSQKYNGKSAPKIVMFSPIAHENLYSRHLPDGSQNNPNLKLYTDAMREVCQAKEVLFVDLFTPSQKLYSNAEKPLTMNGIHLLDHGNRAIAEVITTELFGKGVPDANSDEIAKLREAILEKNYYWFSRYRVVDGYNVFGGRSKLAWFGQSNADVMLREMEIFDVMTANRDKRVWAVAQGGDLEVKDDNIPEELVVKSNREGDLSDGRFSYNTAEEGLKKLEMHKDLQANVFASEEMFPELINPVQLAVDPNGHLYASVWPSYPHWNPTEPRRDRILCLPDDNGDGVADRCVTFADGLNSVTGFEFWGGGMIVASLPELWFLKDTDGDMKADVKVRLLQGLSSADSHHSANAMVFGPDGWIYWSRGIFNVATMETPTQTYRSTKSGVHRFNPRTFEMEFHFPIGPNPHGDVIDQWGYQFANDGTSGTGSYVDIGKGISNKQWFDKRVRPVAATGILGSSHFPEEMQGNFLICNCIGFLGVLNHKIEYNGADIRATEVDPILVSSDPNFRPSDVEIGSDGALYVADWANALIGHMQHNMRDPNRDHQHGRIFRVTAKDRPLIEPVRLKDKPLPEVLAAFHAKENATRYRARIELSGRDSEEVQTAIENFVSEKDVHDPEDAQAMLECLWTLEGHGFSNIDLVKTVFQANEPRVRAAAIRTLGHWSDSVDGWEPILVAAASDPSPLVRAEAIKSAVAFTGPAAAEAVFLAASQEMDPELSRLLQYAQSQIDVDKMIAEAIRSGHKLSPAATTYALEKASSDLLLKLDRTDEVYRAILSRSGIGAKYREEAISVLAAKNNRSSMGELVAWVTTAESKNLPSLFDLANMLPKANQADLIKSQDLLEKLASTTTSPVVRRAAYASWIQSGAAEAAWEHASQSPAQMADLLQTARSLSNSAEATPLYAKIRPLMFELPASFRPESGSIAGDGPAVAFDYYEPNPAKNVAIETLNAKKPKFSGRMDNFNKYVSKGRKDSFATKQTASIIAPVAGDYKFYIVSDDGSRLYINGKMLINNDGLHGMSEKSGKVTLTAGPHEIVVTYFDNGGGDGLRVMWEAPGIKKQVIPTSALRAAGQADLRVAAIQAITAWPGHQDEKIADFAKLSQSDELTAASLEALTSFAPSAVAEKLSPEDQSKVLVTLLIQADKASPVQRQSKQYAKVLALGEALVAKSVAPNSGSLNRQLVDLRNSIPVTADPKMMAMGKEIFLRESHCSTCHQPHGQGLPNLYPPIDGSLWTTGSEDRLIALALDGMHGTIEVKGKTYSSPPLPPMTGFRQLLNDEEVAAVLTYVRNSWSNRAKPITPSQVAKIRAIDRGDANFWHVNDLMAKYPLEDGRKPIESTGDSWVPKFVKQWKNEDLDPKKVDASKRNFVVGQVYFNRLGCAQCHQINDKGGNFGPDLTRLGTDKATAAHILESIADPAKKIDDKYQMQTILTIDGKVISGMAIADRPDRLVLITDPEQPDKPVTIMKEDIEERSNTASTIMPGGMLNWLTEEEIYDLAAFVLAGGKEEDKLFQDK; encoded by the coding sequence ATGCGTAAAACAATCCTTTCACTTGTAGTTTGTCTTGGCCTGTGCTGGTCGGGGCAAGGTCATGCCCAGACGTTGCCACTTGAAAAAGGAGATCGCATCTCCATCATCGGCAACACGACAGCCGATCGCATGCAACATCACGGCTGGCTAGAAACCTACATTCAGGCGACCCATCCGGAATTGAACCTGACGTTTCGTAACTTGGCCTTCCCAGGCGACGAGTTGAAGCTTCGGCCGCGTGAAGACAACTTTGGCAGTCCAGACGAGTGGCTCGCGAAAAGCAAAACGGATGTCGTGTTCGCGTTCTTCGGCTACAACGAGGCCCTCAAGGGCCCGCAATCAGTAGACGGCTTCAAGAAGGATCTGGCCGAAGTCATTGATGGGATGCGTTCCCAAAAATACAACGGCAAGTCGGCCCCGAAGATCGTCATGTTCTCGCCGATCGCCCACGAAAACCTATATAGCCGACATCTGCCCGATGGCTCGCAGAACAATCCGAACTTGAAGCTCTATACCGACGCCATGCGTGAAGTGTGTCAGGCCAAAGAAGTTTTGTTTGTAGATCTCTTTACCCCGTCGCAAAAACTGTACTCCAATGCAGAAAAGCCGCTCACGATGAACGGCATTCACCTGCTGGATCACGGTAACCGAGCGATTGCCGAGGTGATCACTACCGAGTTGTTCGGCAAGGGTGTGCCGGATGCTAACTCAGACGAGATCGCTAAGCTACGCGAAGCAATCCTTGAGAAGAATTACTATTGGTTTAGTCGTTATCGTGTTGTCGACGGATATAACGTGTTCGGCGGTCGTTCCAAGCTGGCCTGGTTTGGGCAATCGAATGCAGACGTCATGCTCCGCGAGATGGAGATCTTCGACGTGATGACCGCCAACCGCGATAAACGCGTGTGGGCGGTAGCCCAAGGGGGTGACCTGGAAGTTAAGGACGACAATATTCCGGAAGAATTAGTCGTTAAATCGAACCGCGAAGGTGACCTGTCCGACGGACGTTTTTCGTATAACACCGCCGAAGAGGGCCTGAAGAAGCTGGAGATGCACAAAGACTTGCAAGCCAACGTCTTTGCATCCGAAGAGATGTTCCCGGAATTGATCAACCCGGTTCAACTAGCTGTGGATCCTAACGGCCACTTGTATGCGTCGGTCTGGCCGAGCTATCCCCACTGGAACCCAACCGAGCCCCGCCGGGACCGTATCCTCTGCCTACCAGATGACAATGGAGATGGCGTCGCAGATCGCTGTGTGACCTTCGCCGATGGGTTGAATAGTGTGACCGGCTTTGAATTCTGGGGGGGCGGAATGATTGTTGCCTCGCTACCGGAGTTGTGGTTCCTGAAGGATACCGACGGGGATATGAAAGCGGACGTTAAGGTTCGTCTCTTGCAGGGTCTTTCCAGTGCTGACTCTCATCACTCGGCCAATGCCATGGTGTTTGGTCCTGACGGTTGGATCTATTGGTCGCGAGGGATCTTCAATGTCGCCACCATGGAAACGCCAACGCAAACCTATCGTTCGACCAAAAGCGGCGTACATCGCTTTAATCCGCGGACCTTCGAGATGGAATTCCATTTCCCGATCGGTCCGAATCCACACGGTGACGTCATCGATCAATGGGGTTATCAGTTCGCAAACGACGGAACCTCCGGTACCGGTTCCTACGTCGATATTGGCAAGGGGATTAGCAACAAGCAATGGTTCGACAAACGCGTACGCCCCGTCGCTGCTACCGGTATTCTGGGCAGCAGTCACTTTCCAGAGGAGATGCAGGGCAACTTTCTTATCTGTAACTGCATCGGTTTTCTGGGCGTCTTAAATCACAAGATTGAATACAACGGAGCCGATATTCGAGCAACAGAAGTCGATCCCATCCTCGTGTCTTCCGACCCCAACTTCCGCCCTAGTGACGTGGAAATCGGTTCCGATGGCGCTCTGTACGTTGCCGACTGGGCAAACGCCTTGATTGGTCACATGCAGCACAATATGCGTGACCCCAACCGTGATCATCAGCATGGTCGTATTTTTCGCGTCACGGCGAAGGACCGCCCGTTGATCGAACCCGTTCGTCTCAAGGACAAGCCACTTCCGGAAGTCCTTGCCGCATTTCACGCGAAGGAAAACGCGACTCGCTATCGTGCACGCATCGAACTGAGCGGTCGCGATTCCGAAGAAGTGCAAACCGCCATTGAAAACTTCGTATCCGAAAAAGACGTTCACGATCCAGAAGACGCTCAAGCAATGCTTGAGTGTTTGTGGACTTTGGAAGGGCATGGATTCTCGAACATCGACCTGGTTAAAACGGTATTTCAGGCCAATGAACCGCGTGTTCGTGCGGCTGCTATCCGTACGCTCGGTCATTGGTCCGACTCCGTCGATGGCTGGGAGCCCATCTTAGTTGCCGCCGCGAGCGATCCTTCGCCGCTGGTTCGTGCCGAGGCGATCAAATCGGCTGTCGCGTTCACCGGGCCAGCTGCTGCCGAAGCCGTCTTCCTGGCTGCATCCCAAGAGATGGATCCGGAACTATCGCGGCTCTTGCAGTATGCCCAAAGCCAGATTGACGTCGATAAAATGATCGCCGAAGCGATCCGCTCGGGTCATAAGCTTTCACCAGCAGCGACCACCTATGCCTTGGAAAAAGCCAGCTCCGATCTACTGTTGAAACTCGATCGCACCGACGAGGTTTACAGGGCGATTCTTAGTCGCAGCGGAATTGGGGCTAAGTATCGAGAAGAAGCGATTTCCGTTTTGGCTGCCAAGAACAATCGCTCCTCGATGGGTGAGCTGGTTGCGTGGGTTACTACCGCGGAAAGCAAAAATCTACCTAGTTTGTTCGACCTGGCAAACATGCTTCCAAAAGCGAATCAGGCCGACCTCATCAAGTCACAGGACTTACTAGAAAAACTGGCCTCGACAACCACATCGCCAGTGGTTCGTCGGGCTGCTTATGCCAGCTGGATTCAAAGCGGGGCCGCCGAAGCAGCTTGGGAGCATGCCTCTCAGTCGCCTGCCCAGATGGCAGACCTGTTACAGACAGCTCGCTCGCTCAGCAACTCAGCTGAAGCAACTCCGCTGTACGCCAAGATCCGTCCGCTCATGTTCGAGTTGCCTGCGTCTTTTCGACCTGAAAGCGGCTCCATTGCCGGCGACGGACCTGCCGTTGCATTCGACTATTACGAACCCAACCCGGCCAAGAACGTAGCCATTGAAACGCTCAATGCGAAGAAGCCGAAGTTCTCTGGCCGCATGGACAACTTTAACAAGTATGTTTCCAAGGGACGAAAAGATTCGTTTGCTACTAAGCAAACGGCTTCGATCATTGCTCCTGTGGCAGGCGACTACAAGTTCTACATTGTCTCTGATGACGGCTCGCGTTTGTACATCAACGGCAAAATGCTGATCAACAACGACGGTCTGCACGGTATGTCCGAAAAAAGTGGCAAGGTCACTCTGACGGCCGGACCTCACGAGATTGTCGTGACCTACTTCGACAATGGTGGCGGGGACGGGCTTCGGGTGATGTGGGAAGCTCCTGGCATCAAGAAGCAAGTGATTCCCACTTCCGCGCTTCGTGCGGCGGGCCAAGCCGATCTTCGCGTTGCCGCCATTCAAGCCATCACGGCATGGCCAGGACACCAGGACGAAAAGATTGCTGACTTCGCCAAGCTATCGCAGTCTGATGAGCTAACGGCCGCCAGCTTAGAAGCATTGACTAGTTTTGCTCCTAGTGCGGTTGCCGAGAAACTTTCGCCTGAAGATCAATCGAAAGTGTTGGTTACTCTTTTGATTCAAGCCGACAAGGCCTCGCCAGTCCAACGACAATCCAAGCAGTACGCCAAGGTACTTGCTCTCGGGGAAGCCCTTGTCGCCAAGAGCGTGGCCCCAAACAGTGGTTCGCTCAATCGACAACTCGTTGATCTGCGAAACAGCATTCCTGTAACCGCCGATCCCAAAATGATGGCAATGGGAAAAGAGATTTTCCTACGCGAGAGCCACTGCTCTACCTGCCATCAGCCGCACGGCCAAGGCCTTCCGAATCTTTATCCTCCGATCGACGGAAGCCTTTGGACAACCGGATCGGAAGATCGCCTGATCGCCCTGGCTCTGGATGGAATGCACGGCACCATCGAGGTGAAAGGGAAGACTTACAGCAGTCCTCCATTACCACCGATGACTGGCTTCCGACAGCTTTTGAATGACGAGGAAGTTGCGGCCGTGCTGACCTATGTCCGCAATTCCTGGTCGAATCGTGCCAAACCGATTACTCCGTCCCAAGTCGCCAAGATCCGAGCGATTGACCGCGGTGACGCCAACTTCTGGCACGTCAACGACCTGATGGCTAAGTATCCTCTGGAAGATGGTCGTAAGCCGATCGAATCTACCGGCGACAGCTGGGTTCCCAAGTTCGTTAAACAGTGGAAGAACGAAGACCTGGATCCGAAAAAGGTTGACGCAAGCAAGCGTAACTTCGTCGTCGGCCAGGTTTACTTCAATCGCCTCGGCTGTGCTCAGTGTCATCAGATCAACGACAAGGGTGGCAACTTCGGGCCTGACCTGACCCGTCTAGGAACGGATAAGGCAACTGCCGCCCATATTCTGGAATCAATCGCTGATCCCGCTAAAAAGATCGACGATAAATACCAGATGCAAACGATTCTGACGATCGACGGTAAGGTTATCTCCGGCATGGCGATCGCTGATCGCCCTGATCGCCTGGTGTTGATTACGGATCCAGAACAACCTGACAAGCCAGTCACGATCATGAAAGAAGATATCGAGGAGCGATCCAACACGGCTTCCACGATTATGCCAGGCGGTATGTTGAACTGGCTGACCGAGGAAGAGATTTACGATCTTGCTGCGTTCGTTCTGGCGGGTGGCAAAGAAGAGGACAAGCTCTTCCAAGACAAGTAA